A part of Bubalus bubalis isolate 160015118507 breed Murrah chromosome 6, NDDB_SH_1, whole genome shotgun sequence genomic DNA contains:
- the MUTYH gene encoding adenine DNA glycosylase isoform X1: MGMTANVLVAYKVYTNASPTKATCRSSALLVISQYHSQPRLIMKKPRAAVGNRSGRRKQASSQEGKEKWAFGSSQAKPSAPSAGPARQQKALLQASVSPYHLFRDVAEVTALQESLLDWYDRKKRDLPWRRLVEGEVDLDRRAYAVWVAEVMLQQTQVATVINYYTRWMQKWPTLQDLASASLEEVNQLWAGLGYYSRGRWLHEGARKVVEELGGHMPRTAETLQLFLPGVGRYTAGAIASIAFGQAAGVVDGNVIRVLCRVRAIGADPSSTLVSQHLWSLAQQLVDPARPGDFNQAAMELGAIVCTPKRPLCSHCPVQNLCRAHQRVEREQLSASQSLPGNCDVEECAPNTGQCLLCAPPTEPWDQTLGVTNFPRKASRKPPREECSAICVLEQPKALGGAHILLVQRPNSGLLAGLWEFPSVSVNAEASGQHQREALLQELQSWVGPLPDTCLQHLGQVVHTFSHIKMTYQVYGLALEEHTPVTIVPPGARWLTREDFHTAAVSTAMKKVFRMYEGQQPGTCKGSKRSQVATLSKRKKPSPGQQVLESFFWPHVPTDAPSLNTAAQ; encoded by the exons GTGTATACTAATGCTAGTCCCACTAAGGCCACTTGCAGAAGTTCAGCCCTACTGGTCATATCTCAGTACCACAGCCAGCCAAGA CTGATCATGAAGAAGCCACGAGCAGCTGTGGGGAATCGAAGTGGTCGCAGGAAGCAGGCATCCAGccaggagggaaaggagaaatgGGCCTTCGGCAGCAGCCAGGCCAAGCCGTCTGCCCCCAGTG CAGGGCCGGCCAGGCAGCAGAAGGCGTTATTGCAGGCCTCTGTCTCCCCATACCATCTATTCAGAGATGTGGCCGAGGTCACAGCCCTCCAGGAGAGCTTGCTGGATTGGTATGACCGAAAGAAGCGGGACCTACCCTGGAGAAGGCTG gtggagggTGAGGTGGACCTAGACAGGCGGGCATACGCTG TGTGGGTTGCAGAGGTCATgctgcagcagacccaggttgcCACGGTGATCAACTATTATACCCGATGGATGCAG AAGTGGCCAACGCTGCAGGACCTGGCCAGTGCTTCCCTGGAG GAAGTTAACCAACTCTGGGCCGGCCTGGGCTATTACTCTCGAGGCCGGTGGCTACATGAAGGAGCCCGGAAG GTGGTAGAGGAGCTAGGGGGCCACATGCCACGTACAGCAGAGACCCTGCAGCTGTTCCTACCTGGGGTAGGGCGGTACACAGCCGGAGCTATTGCTTCCATAGCCTTTGGCCAG GCCGCCGGAGTGGTAGATGGGAACGTCATACGGGTGCTGTGCCGTGTCCGAGCCATAGGTGCTGATCCCAGCAGCACTCTTGTCTCCCAGCACCTCTG GAGCCTAGCCCAGCAGCTGGTGGATCCAGCCCGGCCAGGGGACTTTAACCAAGCAGCCATGGAGTTGGGGGCCATAGTGTGCACCCCGAAGCGCCCACTCTGCAGCCACTGCCCTGTGCAGAACCTGTGCCGGGCACACCAGAGG GTGGAGCGGGAGCAGCTTTCAGCCTCACAGAGCCTGCCAGGCAATTGTGACGTGGAGGAGTGTG CTCCCAACACTGGacagtgcctgctgtgtgcaccTCCCACAGAGCCCTGGGACCAGACCCTGGGAGTGACCAACTTTCCCAGAAAGGCCAGCCGCAAGCCCCCCAGGGAGGAGTGCTCTGCCATCTGTGTTCTGGAGCAGCCCAAGGCCCTTGGGGGTGCCCACATTCTGCTGGTGCAGAGGCCCAACTCAG GTCTGCTGGCAGGACTGTGGGAGTTCCCATCCGTGAGTGTGAATGCGGAAGCCTCAGGGCAGCATCAGCGGGAGGCCCTGCTGCAGGAACTGCAGAGTTGGGTGGGCCCCCTCCCAGACACATGCCTTCAGCACCTGGGGCAG GTGGTCCACACCTTCTCTCACATCAAGATGACATACCAAGTATACGGTCTGGCCCTGGAAGAACACACCCCAGTGACCATTGTACCACCCGGCGCTCGCTGGCTGACCCGGGAGGACTTTCACACTGCAGCCGTCTCCACCGCCATGAAAAAG GTGTTCCGCATGTATGAAGGCCAACAGCCTGGCACCTGCAAG GGTTCCAAAAGATCCCAGGTGGCCACCCTGTCCAAACGGAAAAAGCCCAGTCCAGGCCAGCAAGTCCTGGAGAGTTTCTTTTGGCCCCACGTCCCCACTGATGCACCCAGCCTCAACACTGCAGCCCAGTGA
- the MUTYH gene encoding adenine DNA glycosylase isoform X4, which produces MGMTANVLVAYKVYTNASPTKATCRSSALLVISQYHSQPRLIMKKPRAAVGNRSGRRKQASSQEGKEKWAFGSSQAKPSAPSAGPARQQKALLQASVSPYHLFRDVAEVTALQESLLDWYDRKKRDLPWRRLVEGEVDLDRRAYAVWVAEVMLQQTQVATVINYYTRWMQKWPTLQDLASASLEEVNQLWAGLGYYSRGRWLHEGARKVVEELGGHMPRTAETLQLFLPGVGRYTAGAIASIAFGQAAGVVDGNVIRVLCRVRAIGADPSSTLVSQHLWSLAQQLVDPARPGDFNQAAMELGAIVCTPKRPLCSHCPVQNLCRAHQRVEREQLSASQSLPGNCDVEECAPNTGQCLLCAPPTEPWDQTLGVTNFPRKASRKPPREECSAICVLEQPKALGGAHILLVQRPNSASWHPLGGPHLLSHQDDIPSIRSGPGRTHPSDHCTTRRSLADPGGLSHCSRLHRHEKGVPHV; this is translated from the exons GTGTATACTAATGCTAGTCCCACTAAGGCCACTTGCAGAAGTTCAGCCCTACTGGTCATATCTCAGTACCACAGCCAGCCAAGA CTGATCATGAAGAAGCCACGAGCAGCTGTGGGGAATCGAAGTGGTCGCAGGAAGCAGGCATCCAGccaggagggaaaggagaaatgGGCCTTCGGCAGCAGCCAGGCCAAGCCGTCTGCCCCCAGTG CAGGGCCGGCCAGGCAGCAGAAGGCGTTATTGCAGGCCTCTGTCTCCCCATACCATCTATTCAGAGATGTGGCCGAGGTCACAGCCCTCCAGGAGAGCTTGCTGGATTGGTATGACCGAAAGAAGCGGGACCTACCCTGGAGAAGGCTG gtggagggTGAGGTGGACCTAGACAGGCGGGCATACGCTG TGTGGGTTGCAGAGGTCATgctgcagcagacccaggttgcCACGGTGATCAACTATTATACCCGATGGATGCAG AAGTGGCCAACGCTGCAGGACCTGGCCAGTGCTTCCCTGGAG GAAGTTAACCAACTCTGGGCCGGCCTGGGCTATTACTCTCGAGGCCGGTGGCTACATGAAGGAGCCCGGAAG GTGGTAGAGGAGCTAGGGGGCCACATGCCACGTACAGCAGAGACCCTGCAGCTGTTCCTACCTGGGGTAGGGCGGTACACAGCCGGAGCTATTGCTTCCATAGCCTTTGGCCAG GCCGCCGGAGTGGTAGATGGGAACGTCATACGGGTGCTGTGCCGTGTCCGAGCCATAGGTGCTGATCCCAGCAGCACTCTTGTCTCCCAGCACCTCTG GAGCCTAGCCCAGCAGCTGGTGGATCCAGCCCGGCCAGGGGACTTTAACCAAGCAGCCATGGAGTTGGGGGCCATAGTGTGCACCCCGAAGCGCCCACTCTGCAGCCACTGCCCTGTGCAGAACCTGTGCCGGGCACACCAGAGG GTGGAGCGGGAGCAGCTTTCAGCCTCACAGAGCCTGCCAGGCAATTGTGACGTGGAGGAGTGTG CTCCCAACACTGGacagtgcctgctgtgtgcaccTCCCACAGAGCCCTGGGACCAGACCCTGGGAGTGACCAACTTTCCCAGAAAGGCCAGCCGCAAGCCCCCCAGGGAGGAGTGCTCTGCCATCTGTGTTCTGGAGCAGCCCAAGGCCCTTGGGGGTGCCCACATTCTGCTGGTGCAGAGGCCCAACTCAG CCTCTTGGCACCCCCTAGGTGGTCCACACCTTCTCTCACATCAAGATGACATACCAAGTATACGGTCTGGCCCTGGAAGAACACACCCCAGTGACCATTGTACCACCCGGCGCTCGCTGGCTGACCCGGGAGGACTTTCACACTGCAGCCGTCTCCACCGCCATGAAAAAG GTGTTCCGCATGTATGA
- the MUTYH gene encoding adenine DNA glycosylase isoform X2, with the protein MGMTANVLVAYKVYTNASPTKATCRSSALLVISQYHSQPRLIMKKPRAAVGNRSGRRKQASSQEGKEKWAFGSSQAKPSAPSGPARQQKALLQASVSPYHLFRDVAEVTALQESLLDWYDRKKRDLPWRRLVEGEVDLDRRAYAVWVAEVMLQQTQVATVINYYTRWMQKWPTLQDLASASLEEVNQLWAGLGYYSRGRWLHEGARKVVEELGGHMPRTAETLQLFLPGVGRYTAGAIASIAFGQAAGVVDGNVIRVLCRVRAIGADPSSTLVSQHLWSLAQQLVDPARPGDFNQAAMELGAIVCTPKRPLCSHCPVQNLCRAHQRVEREQLSASQSLPGNCDVEECAPNTGQCLLCAPPTEPWDQTLGVTNFPRKASRKPPREECSAICVLEQPKALGGAHILLVQRPNSGLLAGLWEFPSVSVNAEASGQHQREALLQELQSWVGPLPDTCLQHLGQVVHTFSHIKMTYQVYGLALEEHTPVTIVPPGARWLTREDFHTAAVSTAMKKVFRMYEGQQPGTCKGSKRSQVATLSKRKKPSPGQQVLESFFWPHVPTDAPSLNTAAQ; encoded by the exons GTGTATACTAATGCTAGTCCCACTAAGGCCACTTGCAGAAGTTCAGCCCTACTGGTCATATCTCAGTACCACAGCCAGCCAAGA CTGATCATGAAGAAGCCACGAGCAGCTGTGGGGAATCGAAGTGGTCGCAGGAAGCAGGCATCCAGccaggagggaaaggagaaatgGGCCTTCGGCAGCAGCCAGGCCAAGCCGTCTGCCCCCAGTG GGCCGGCCAGGCAGCAGAAGGCGTTATTGCAGGCCTCTGTCTCCCCATACCATCTATTCAGAGATGTGGCCGAGGTCACAGCCCTCCAGGAGAGCTTGCTGGATTGGTATGACCGAAAGAAGCGGGACCTACCCTGGAGAAGGCTG gtggagggTGAGGTGGACCTAGACAGGCGGGCATACGCTG TGTGGGTTGCAGAGGTCATgctgcagcagacccaggttgcCACGGTGATCAACTATTATACCCGATGGATGCAG AAGTGGCCAACGCTGCAGGACCTGGCCAGTGCTTCCCTGGAG GAAGTTAACCAACTCTGGGCCGGCCTGGGCTATTACTCTCGAGGCCGGTGGCTACATGAAGGAGCCCGGAAG GTGGTAGAGGAGCTAGGGGGCCACATGCCACGTACAGCAGAGACCCTGCAGCTGTTCCTACCTGGGGTAGGGCGGTACACAGCCGGAGCTATTGCTTCCATAGCCTTTGGCCAG GCCGCCGGAGTGGTAGATGGGAACGTCATACGGGTGCTGTGCCGTGTCCGAGCCATAGGTGCTGATCCCAGCAGCACTCTTGTCTCCCAGCACCTCTG GAGCCTAGCCCAGCAGCTGGTGGATCCAGCCCGGCCAGGGGACTTTAACCAAGCAGCCATGGAGTTGGGGGCCATAGTGTGCACCCCGAAGCGCCCACTCTGCAGCCACTGCCCTGTGCAGAACCTGTGCCGGGCACACCAGAGG GTGGAGCGGGAGCAGCTTTCAGCCTCACAGAGCCTGCCAGGCAATTGTGACGTGGAGGAGTGTG CTCCCAACACTGGacagtgcctgctgtgtgcaccTCCCACAGAGCCCTGGGACCAGACCCTGGGAGTGACCAACTTTCCCAGAAAGGCCAGCCGCAAGCCCCCCAGGGAGGAGTGCTCTGCCATCTGTGTTCTGGAGCAGCCCAAGGCCCTTGGGGGTGCCCACATTCTGCTGGTGCAGAGGCCCAACTCAG GTCTGCTGGCAGGACTGTGGGAGTTCCCATCCGTGAGTGTGAATGCGGAAGCCTCAGGGCAGCATCAGCGGGAGGCCCTGCTGCAGGAACTGCAGAGTTGGGTGGGCCCCCTCCCAGACACATGCCTTCAGCACCTGGGGCAG GTGGTCCACACCTTCTCTCACATCAAGATGACATACCAAGTATACGGTCTGGCCCTGGAAGAACACACCCCAGTGACCATTGTACCACCCGGCGCTCGCTGGCTGACCCGGGAGGACTTTCACACTGCAGCCGTCTCCACCGCCATGAAAAAG GTGTTCCGCATGTATGAAGGCCAACAGCCTGGCACCTGCAAG GGTTCCAAAAGATCCCAGGTGGCCACCCTGTCCAAACGGAAAAAGCCCAGTCCAGGCCAGCAAGTCCTGGAGAGTTTCTTTTGGCCCCACGTCCCCACTGATGCACCCAGCCTCAACACTGCAGCCCAGTGA
- the MUTYH gene encoding adenine DNA glycosylase isoform X3, with protein sequence MKKPRAAVGNRSGRRKQASSQEGKEKWAFGSSQAKPSAPSAGPARQQKALLQASVSPYHLFRDVAEVTALQESLLDWYDRKKRDLPWRRLVEGEVDLDRRAYAVWVAEVMLQQTQVATVINYYTRWMQKWPTLQDLASASLEEVNQLWAGLGYYSRGRWLHEGARKVVEELGGHMPRTAETLQLFLPGVGRYTAGAIASIAFGQAAGVVDGNVIRVLCRVRAIGADPSSTLVSQHLWSLAQQLVDPARPGDFNQAAMELGAIVCTPKRPLCSHCPVQNLCRAHQRVEREQLSASQSLPGNCDVEECAPNTGQCLLCAPPTEPWDQTLGVTNFPRKASRKPPREECSAICVLEQPKALGGAHILLVQRPNSGLLAGLWEFPSVSVNAEASGQHQREALLQELQSWVGPLPDTCLQHLGQVVHTFSHIKMTYQVYGLALEEHTPVTIVPPGARWLTREDFHTAAVSTAMKKVFRMYEGQQPGTCKGSKRSQVATLSKRKKPSPGQQVLESFFWPHVPTDAPSLNTAAQ encoded by the exons ATGAAGAAGCCACGAGCAGCTGTGGGGAATCGAAGTGGTCGCAGGAAGCAGGCATCCAGccaggagggaaaggagaaatgGGCCTTCGGCAGCAGCCAGGCCAAGCCGTCTGCCCCCAGTG CAGGGCCGGCCAGGCAGCAGAAGGCGTTATTGCAGGCCTCTGTCTCCCCATACCATCTATTCAGAGATGTGGCCGAGGTCACAGCCCTCCAGGAGAGCTTGCTGGATTGGTATGACCGAAAGAAGCGGGACCTACCCTGGAGAAGGCTG gtggagggTGAGGTGGACCTAGACAGGCGGGCATACGCTG TGTGGGTTGCAGAGGTCATgctgcagcagacccaggttgcCACGGTGATCAACTATTATACCCGATGGATGCAG AAGTGGCCAACGCTGCAGGACCTGGCCAGTGCTTCCCTGGAG GAAGTTAACCAACTCTGGGCCGGCCTGGGCTATTACTCTCGAGGCCGGTGGCTACATGAAGGAGCCCGGAAG GTGGTAGAGGAGCTAGGGGGCCACATGCCACGTACAGCAGAGACCCTGCAGCTGTTCCTACCTGGGGTAGGGCGGTACACAGCCGGAGCTATTGCTTCCATAGCCTTTGGCCAG GCCGCCGGAGTGGTAGATGGGAACGTCATACGGGTGCTGTGCCGTGTCCGAGCCATAGGTGCTGATCCCAGCAGCACTCTTGTCTCCCAGCACCTCTG GAGCCTAGCCCAGCAGCTGGTGGATCCAGCCCGGCCAGGGGACTTTAACCAAGCAGCCATGGAGTTGGGGGCCATAGTGTGCACCCCGAAGCGCCCACTCTGCAGCCACTGCCCTGTGCAGAACCTGTGCCGGGCACACCAGAGG GTGGAGCGGGAGCAGCTTTCAGCCTCACAGAGCCTGCCAGGCAATTGTGACGTGGAGGAGTGTG CTCCCAACACTGGacagtgcctgctgtgtgcaccTCCCACAGAGCCCTGGGACCAGACCCTGGGAGTGACCAACTTTCCCAGAAAGGCCAGCCGCAAGCCCCCCAGGGAGGAGTGCTCTGCCATCTGTGTTCTGGAGCAGCCCAAGGCCCTTGGGGGTGCCCACATTCTGCTGGTGCAGAGGCCCAACTCAG GTCTGCTGGCAGGACTGTGGGAGTTCCCATCCGTGAGTGTGAATGCGGAAGCCTCAGGGCAGCATCAGCGGGAGGCCCTGCTGCAGGAACTGCAGAGTTGGGTGGGCCCCCTCCCAGACACATGCCTTCAGCACCTGGGGCAG GTGGTCCACACCTTCTCTCACATCAAGATGACATACCAAGTATACGGTCTGGCCCTGGAAGAACACACCCCAGTGACCATTGTACCACCCGGCGCTCGCTGGCTGACCCGGGAGGACTTTCACACTGCAGCCGTCTCCACCGCCATGAAAAAG GTGTTCCGCATGTATGAAGGCCAACAGCCTGGCACCTGCAAG GGTTCCAAAAGATCCCAGGTGGCCACCCTGTCCAAACGGAAAAAGCCCAGTCCAGGCCAGCAAGTCCTGGAGAGTTTCTTTTGGCCCCACGTCCCCACTGATGCACCCAGCCTCAACACTGCAGCCCAGTGA